The Clostridiales bacterium genome segment ATCAATTGATGCGTGTTATTCTATTGGAACAGGTATATAGGTCATTTAAAATATTAAATAATGAGACATACCATAAGTAATCAAAAAGCGGTAAGTGTTTCATAAAACGTAGTAAAAAGGATAAAAATGGAGCAAGCTTACTATAATATCATATAATAAAAGAATAAAGCTAAAAAACGAATTTGCAGATATAGCAAATTAATGCTAAACTTGCGAAAAAGCATCGCGGAGTGGAGTGACCAGGTAGCTTGTGAAGTTTACAACTCGAAAGTCGAGGTTTGAGGTTTTTGTCTCTGCGGCCCAAATTGTCAAGGAATTTAGAGTTTCTTTAAGGAGATGGTGCCATGTAGCATAGGTTCAGGTGTGTTGGTTATGATAGCTGGGTAATTAGTCTAATGGGCAAGATTTTTGTTTTTATGTGTTGTCATACTTTTGGAGGATATCATTTTCAACAACAATTCATACTAGACGATCTGTCTAGGAAGATACTCAGAGAGAATATTATGTTGTACCTGTATATTAATATGACATAGGGTATTTTTCTTAAGGAGTGTACAGGTAAAATGGTAAACAAGATTTGGGGGAATTTTAATTGGAAAGAATAGTTATAACGGGGGGAAAA includes the following:
- a CDS encoding 23S rRNA (pseudouridine(1915)-N(3))-methyltransferase RlmH — translated: QLMRVILLEQVYRSFKILNNETYHK